The stretch of DNA AGTGTTCTTTTTCACTCACTCATGTTGAGGTGTGAACCACAATTATGGAAAATGTGATACTGGGTGCATATCTCTTCTCACTTACCGTCCTCGCCCTGTTCGGCTCACACGGTTTCGTGATGGTCTACTACTATTTCAAGAACAGGGACAGGCGACCCGAGAAGAGAGCGCTGCTGGGTGACGAATACCCAGTGGTGACCGTTCAGCTTCCGGTGTTCAATGAACTGTACGTCGTCGAACGATTGATCGACGCCGTGTGCAATCTGGATTACCCGAAAGACAAGCTCGAAATCCAGGTGCTTGACGATTCAACGGATGAGACAGTGTCGGTCGTTGCAGAAGCAGTGCAGCGAAAGCAGGAGCTGGGATTCGACATCTCCCAGGTTCGACGCAGTGACAGGGCCGGTTACAAGGCAGGGGCGCTCAGGTACGGCCTGACGCTCGCGAAGGGCGAGTTTATCGCCATCTTCGATGCCGACTTTGTCCCCAGGTCGAACTTTCTGCAGGAGACCCTCCAGCATTTCGTTGGCAACCGCATCGGCATGGTTCAGACCCGCTGGGAACATCTCAACACAGAGTACTCGTACCTGACGCGTGCGCAAGCCATCGCACTCGACGGCCATTTTGTGATCGAGCAGCAGGTCCGAAACAAGGCCGGCTTCTTCATCAATTTCAACGGTACTGCCGGCATATGGCGGAGGTCGTGTATTGAGGATGCGGGCAACTGGCAGGACGACACCTTGACGGAGGATCTCGATCTGAGTTACCGTGCGCAACTGAAGGGCTGGAAATTTGTTTTCCTCAATGATGTGACCTCGCCCGCCGAGCTTCCGTCGGAGATCAACGCTCTCAAGTCGCAGCAGTTTCGGTGGACCAAGGGCGCGATAGAGACCTCAAAAAAAATTCTTCCTCTTGTTTGGAAGTCACGCCTTCCATTCCGTGTCAAGCTGCAGTCGACAATGCATCTGACGAACAACCTGGTCTTCCCGTTTATTCTTCTGACGGGTATTCTCAACGTGCCACTCATCTTTATCAAACAGAGTGGTACACACGACACATTCTTCGCATTTATGTCGGTGTTTGTGCTGGCCTTTGTCAGCTCCTTCCTGTTCTACTTGTATTCGCAGAAGGATGTCCACGCCGATTGGAAGAAACGGATTTTCCTCTTCCCCTTGTTCATGGCTGGGAGCATGGGTTTCGCGGTCAATAACACACGCGCAGTGCTCGAAGGACTGTTTAATAAGAAGAGCGCGTTCGTCCGCACGCCGAAGTATAAGATCGAAACCGGCGACGATAGCTGGAAGAATAAAAAATACACTGCGGCCAAGCGGAAGATCACCTTCTCCGTACTCTTCGAGTTGTTTCTCGCCCTGTACTGTTTTATCGGGGTGGCTGCCTCGTTCTATTTCCTTGAAATCGCTGCAATCCCGTTCCAGGTACTGTTCTTCCTCGGTTTCGGACTGGTCGGAATGATGTCCGTCCGTCACGCGATTCAGGCACGACACGCCTGAGATTTTTTTCTCCGTCCCGGGGCCACGATCAACCGGTCGTGGCCTCTTTTGTAACCGCCATCAAACACAGCCGCACGCGCATGGATAACCGGACGTTCGTGATGTACGGCGAGGTGTTGCAGCAGCATCCTGCATCCATCGCATTTGCTCGGCTTGCCGCACAGCATCTGGCGGGGGGCAGTCTCGCAGCAGCTCTGCGGCTGGCGCAGCAGGGAGTGTCGCACCATCCGGGATACATCTCCGGGTGGATCGTGCTTGCCCGGATACAGTGCGCGCAACACCGCTTTGGCGATGCACGACGTGCGCTCGCAAATGCGGCGGCACAATATCCTGACAATGCCGCGGTCGCTGCTTTGCGCGCCATGATAGATGCCGCGGAGATGCAGATGCCCACGGACCATGGTATTCTCGACGCACAACGACGTGTGCTTAGTGATGAGGGGTTGAGCGTTCCGCAGGAGAAGGGACCACGTCGCGGTGTCAGCAAGGTCGATGATCTTATCCCGGGTATGGAGTCGTTCCTCGTTCAATCACAGGGTGCAAGCCCTTTGGATGCAGTCTCGCGTCAGCACCAGGATGCTGGGAACATGCAGACGGGCGGCGTATCGGGTGAGATTGATCAGATAAACGATCCAGACGAACGAACAGAGCTGGAGAGACTCGCGCACACACTCGAATCGGCACGCCTATCCGTCTCGCCGGTCGAAAGTGATGAGAAAGCTGATCCTGAATGGACCGAACTTCCTCATCCGGTGGACTACAGCACTCGGCCTGTCACACGAACACTTGCGGAGATATACGTGGGCCAGGGCAATATCCACGAGGCGATTGAGATTTATCTCACGCTCTGCGCAAAATATCCGGACAATCAAGACGAGTATATCTCGCGCATTGCGGATCTTCGCCGCATGCTCGACAGCCAAGCCGGGAGCTGAATTTTTTTCGTCTTTTGCGGGAACATTTTTTCCGTTTCGTGCATACAAGGTGTGGAGCCGGTTGTTCCACCCAAAACACGGAGGAAAGATGCCTTACCCGCGAACGAGTTGTTGGTCCTATCTGATTCTCCATCCGAGGCGTGATGTACCCTCGCACGAGAATCCTGAAGTTTCTGTGTCACGTCTGCGGCGTGCGGGGGAGGAACAAGGTGCGGTTCTTGCAGACATTGGTTTCGGGGCGCGAACCGTGCATTGCCTCGCCCTGCTATCGCATCCCTCCACCGTCCACCGGACCGTACGAGCGCTGGCGGGCGCGATAGGACGAACCGACTGTCTCTATTCTGCCTGCAGTGTCGATCCCGGCAGTCTGGAGCATGTGCGGGCGAGTATTGCGGCACTGTGCCGAGAGTCAATACCCGCATCCCGGTTGTGTTGCGGGCACACCACAACGCGGGAGTTGCAACCGCTTCCGGCACGTTGACACGCGCTGGGCTGTTGTAATCCCCTGATCGAGTCCGAAAGGGAGACGGAGCGGCAGGGGCAAAACGCCGAACGCCCCATGGGAGAGGGGCGTTCGGCGTTCGGGTTACTGTAACCGGTGGGCGCGCCCACCAGACAGGTCTTGTTACTTGGCCTTGAATGTATCGTCGGGAACAGTGCCGTTCTGCACGTACTTGACGACTTCCATTTCCATGGCCATCATTCCCGCATCCATTTTCACTTTGAAGGGCAACATGACACCATCCACCAGTCTATAGTCGCCGTAAGAGACCATGATCGCCTGTTCGCCTGCTGGTGTTTTTTGCATCGTTTCTTCACCGAGCAATAAATACGTGGACGCATCGATGAAGTAGGTGCCGGTCCCATGAGTGCGTTTGATCGTAAGAACGTACGCCGGTTTGCCATCGACAGGCTTTTTACCGGTGACTGCCACGGTATACCCGAGTTCTTTGTAACGGAGCAACTCGTTAAAAATGTCCTTCTCGAGTTCCTGCGCCAATTCCTCTCCTTCGAGAACTATGGGTTCAGGAGCCATAGGGCTGGTCGATACCACGGTTGTGCCATCGTTCCATTTTTCCTGCACCATCTCCTGACCCATGAAATTCAACACGGTCCTCTGATAACTTTTATTCGGGGCCTTCTTGATGTCGGACATGGTTCCTTGAATGCTCTGGCCCTGGAAGTTCATTGTGATTGTGCCTTCAAGGCTGCGGTCCTTCACGGCAGACATTTTATCCGCCCCACCGAGTGCCTGTATATGACGTGCAATCAGCGTCTCGGCGTCGATGTCGGGTTTGGCCATGGCACTCGCGTCGATCGGTTGCATGTCCGGATCGTACATCTTCACAGTGCCGAAGGCCTTCAAGGATTCCAGCAGTGCTGATGCATCGCCCACCGCAGTTATGGCGACATTGTCGGGACGGAGATACTGTCGGGCGATCCTTCGCAGGTCCTCGGGTGTCGCCTTCATGATTTTATTGACGTACGTCGCGTAGTAATCTTTTGACAGTCCGTACAGATCGATATCCTGGACGCGCTGCGCAGTTCTGGCGGGCGACTCGAGACTCAGAAGATATGTGCCTGCGAGATACTGTTTGTGCATGTCGAGTTCGTCGGCGGGAATTGGCTCATCCTGCAGGCGTTTCATTTCGTGGAGGATCTCTTTGATGGATGAATCCGTGGCAACTCGTCTGACACTGGCTGTGGCGGTCCAGATTCCGGCTTGCTTCCGCCCATCAGCGCTGCAATATGCCCCGTAGGTGAAGCCGTGTTTTTCGCGCAGGTTGTTGTACAGACGCGAGCTGGATCCTCCCCCAAGCAGCGAGTTGAGCAGTCCGAAAAGCGGCCAGTCGGGGTTGTTACGCGGCATGCCCGTTGTGACAATCGAGAGCGTGGTCTGCGTCTGCGTGCTGCCGAGATCCACAAGATGCACAGTGGATGTGGTGATCGGCTCCGGCAGGGGAAAGTCGGATTTCGGTGCTGCGCCGGTCTTCCAACTTCCGAAATACTTTTCCAGAATCGGGAGAATTTCCTTCGGAGAAACATCACCCACAATGGCGATGGACGTATTGTTGGGAATGAAATACCGAGTGTGAAAACCGACGAGGTCTTCGCGTTTGATCGCGGAGACGGTGGCCTCCGTTTCGAAGTTTGCGTATGGGTGCCGATTGAAGCCGCGCGTGATTTCGAGACGTGACGAGATTTCCTCGGGAGATTTTTTGTTCACAGCAAGGCCTGAAAGGATCTGCTTGCGCGTTTTGTCCAGTTCCTCTTCGGGAAACGTCGGACGGAAAAGAGCATCTGTCATCAATTCGAGGATTTTCTGCATATGCTTTTTCAAGCCCGAGCCGGAGAGTGACATCATGTCGTCAGCGGCGGATGCCCCGATGTTGATGCCGTGAAAATCCGATTCCTTTGCAAAGGCAAGAGCATTGCGTGTCGTGGTACCCTTTGTCAGAAGGTCCGCCGCGATGGACGCGAGGCCGGACTTCTCCTTGCCGTCAAATTCTGAGCCGGACTTGATCAAGAGCCGGAATGTGACAAGAGGTTGCTCAGTATCTTGGACGACAAAGACTTTCAGTCCATTCTTGAGCGTCGATTCATGGAAGGCGGGGAATGCGGCTTTTGGGGCCGGACCCGGAGAGGGCTTTTTAGTACGGTCGACCTGGGCAAAAACACCTGACGCGGTAAATAAGGCCAGGATGAGCAGGTACGGGAGAGCTTTTCGTGCAATGTTCATGACTGTATTCCTTGTGCTGGCCTGCATCATTTCTGTTTCTGATCCATGACAACGTACTGAATGATATTGCGGCGCATGGGCTGCAAATACGTGGTTGCCACGCGTCGGATGTCGTCGCGTTTCACCGACATGAAGCGCGCAAACTCCTCGTTTATCAGATTCGTGTTGTCGTAGAACAGGGAATAGTATGCGAGACTCGACAGCTTGCCGTCAAGCGAGGTAAGACCAGCGATAAATTCCGCTTCCTTGCTGTTCCGCAGCTTCTGGAATTCTTCCTCAGTGATGCCCTCGTTCTGGATACGGGCGATTTCTTCGTCGATCGCCTTTTTAAGCGCGTCCATCTCCACGCCCTGATTGGCAATGGCGTAGAACGCAAACATGCCTGCCTGATCAAGCGAGAAGGGAAATCCGGCCGCAGCGAGGGCGAGCTGATCCTTGTCGACAAGCCGCTGGTAGAGGCGCGAGCTGTTGCCGGCGGAGAGCGCTGATCCGAGGAACTCGAGGGCATAGGCATCGGGGTGGCGCTGATTCACTGTCACATAGGTCTGGATCACAGCCGGAAGCGGCGTGTTCTTTTCCTCGATGGTGACTGTGCGCGCTTCTTTCTGATCAGGAATGGTGACCGTCACGCGCGGAGGAGTCGGTCCCGATGGAATGCTGCTGAAGTATTCCTCAATCCACTTTTTTGTCTGCACGAAGTCGATGTCGCCGCCGACAACAAGGCATGCGTTATTCGGCAGATAGTATTTTTTGTGGAAAGATG from Ignavibacteriota bacterium encodes:
- a CDS encoding tetratricopeptide repeat protein; amino-acid sequence: MASFVTAIKHSRTRMDNRTFVMYGEVLQQHPASIAFARLAAQHLAGGSLAAALRLAQQGVSHHPGYISGWIVLARIQCAQHRFGDARRALANAAAQYPDNAAVAALRAMIDAAEMQMPTDHGILDAQRRVLSDEGLSVPQEKGPRRGVSKVDDLIPGMESFLVQSQGASPLDAVSRQHQDAGNMQTGGVSGEIDQINDPDERTELERLAHTLESARLSVSPVESDEKADPEWTELPHPVDYSTRPVTRTLAEIYVGQGNIHEAIEIYLTLCAKYPDNQDEYISRIADLRRMLDSQAGS
- a CDS encoding insulinase family protein translates to MNIARKALPYLLILALFTASGVFAQVDRTKKPSPGPAPKAAFPAFHESTLKNGLKVFVVQDTEQPLVTFRLLIKSGSEFDGKEKSGLASIAADLLTKGTTTRNALAFAKESDFHGINIGASAADDMMSLSGSGLKKHMQKILELMTDALFRPTFPEEELDKTRKQILSGLAVNKKSPEEISSRLEITRGFNRHPYANFETEATVSAIKREDLVGFHTRYFIPNNTSIAIVGDVSPKEILPILEKYFGSWKTGAAPKSDFPLPEPITTSTVHLVDLGSTQTQTTLSIVTTGMPRNNPDWPLFGLLNSLLGGGSSSRLYNNLREKHGFTYGAYCSADGRKQAGIWTATASVRRVATDSSIKEILHEMKRLQDEPIPADELDMHKQYLAGTYLLSLESPARTAQRVQDIDLYGLSKDYYATYVNKIMKATPEDLRRIARQYLRPDNVAITAVGDASALLESLKAFGTVKMYDPDMQPIDASAMAKPDIDAETLIARHIQALGGADKMSAVKDRSLEGTITMNFQGQSIQGTMSDIKKAPNKSYQRTVLNFMGQEMVQEKWNDGTTVVSTSPMAPEPIVLEGEELAQELEKDIFNELLRYKELGYTVAVTGKKPVDGKPAYVLTIKRTHGTGTYFIDASTYLLLGEETMQKTPAGEQAIMVSYGDYRLVDGVMLPFKVKMDAGMMAMEMEVVKYVQNGTVPDDTFKAK
- a CDS encoding glycosyltransferase, with product MENVILGAYLFSLTVLALFGSHGFVMVYYYFKNRDRRPEKRALLGDEYPVVTVQLPVFNELYVVERLIDAVCNLDYPKDKLEIQVLDDSTDETVSVVAEAVQRKQELGFDISQVRRSDRAGYKAGALRYGLTLAKGEFIAIFDADFVPRSNFLQETLQHFVGNRIGMVQTRWEHLNTEYSYLTRAQAIALDGHFVIEQQVRNKAGFFINFNGTAGIWRRSCIEDAGNWQDDTLTEDLDLSYRAQLKGWKFVFLNDVTSPAELPSEINALKSQQFRWTKGAIETSKKILPLVWKSRLPFRVKLQSTMHLTNNLVFPFILLTGILNVPLIFIKQSGTHDTFFAFMSVFVLAFVSSFLFYLYSQKDVHADWKKRIFLFPLFMAGSMGFAVNNTRAVLEGLFNKKSAFVRTPKYKIETGDDSWKNKKYTAAKRKITFSVLFELFLALYCFIGVAASFYFLEIAAIPFQVLFFLGFGLVGMMSVRHAIQARHA
- a CDS encoding insulinase family protein, with protein sequence MKRFLLFCAIGAAFLARATAQDFKPIQFEEYTLKNGLRVILHADRTAPTAMTYLLYKVGSKDEVSGRTGFAHFFEHLMFEGSANVKRGEIDKFISSAGGLNNASTSNDRTDYFFKVPANQLQLALWIESDRMLSLAIDSLGIETQRKVVKEELKQRYEGRPYATIQENLFKHTFGGTQYEWTPIGNPEDINRATREEFTSFHKKYYLPNNACLVVGGDIDFVQTKKWIEEYFSSIPSGPTPPRVTVTIPDQKEARTVTIEEKNTPLPAVIQTYVTVNQRHPDAYALEFLGSALSAGNSSRLYQRLVDKDQLALAAAGFPFSLDQAGMFAFYAIANQGVEMDALKKAIDEEIARIQNEGITEEEFQKLRNSKEAEFIAGLTSLDGKLSSLAYYSLFYDNTNLINEEFARFMSVKRDDIRRVATTYLQPMRRNIIQYVVMDQKQK